The following proteins come from a genomic window of Desmospora profundinema:
- a CDS encoding genetic competence negative regulator: protein MRVERLSRDKIRFFLSLDDLMERGIEKEDMWRDIPKVHELFNDMMDQAYQELGFEIAGPVAVEVFALPAQGMVVVVTRGRTPSPSDLDELEGDDLYELEVTLEESDQVIFQFTDFEHLVQAAQHLQRIMGESGKVFAYQGGYYLVLDTEMEAQVLKQAIAVLTEFAEPSTITEHVLAEYGTTIWESRAVGEIVRHFS, encoded by the coding sequence ATGCGTGTCGAGCGACTCAGCCGAGACAAAATCCGCTTCTTTTTATCCTTGGATGATTTGATGGAGCGAGGAATTGAAAAAGAAGATATGTGGCGGGACATTCCCAAGGTGCACGAACTCTTCAATGATATGATGGATCAAGCTTACCAAGAGCTGGGCTTCGAGATCGCGGGTCCCGTCGCGGTGGAAGTGTTTGCCCTTCCGGCACAGGGGATGGTCGTGGTGGTCACACGGGGGAGGACCCCTTCACCATCTGATTTGGATGAACTGGAGGGAGACGATCTCTACGAACTAGAAGTCACCTTGGAAGAAAGCGATCAAGTAATCTTTCAGTTTACGGACTTTGAACATCTCGTACAGGCCGCTCAACACTTACAGCGCATTATGGGTGAAAGCGGAAAAGTATTTGCATATCAAGGCGGATATTATCTGGTCCTCGACACGGAGATGGAAGCCCAAGTGTTAAAACAAGCGATAGCGGTGCTGACGGAGTTTGCGGAACCATCCACCATCACCGAGCATGTACTGGCTGAATACGGCACCACCATTTGGGAATCCCGTGCGGTTGGAGAGATCGTTCGTCACTTTTCTTAA